Proteins encoded by one window of Rutidosis leptorrhynchoides isolate AG116_Rl617_1_P2 chromosome 7, CSIRO_AGI_Rlap_v1, whole genome shotgun sequence:
- the LOC139858708 gene encoding uncharacterized protein, whose protein sequence is MKEEEQKNLKMPTEVKNYLLDGSPNAIVTIFSHQEMKALENATKAQQIMLELQMLLAKQKYKCDNNSAPIDQSKSPMERNEANMDDQLATHFENCWQDLFWQIDEGGQKINEIFSTLRQIEYLLKGELPASKRDRIQARFSSLRAEAFNVIILITKSKAALVPAFVNLL, encoded by the exons ATGAAGGAGGAAGAACAAAAGAATTTAAAAATGCCTACAGAAGTCAAAAACTATCTGCTAGATGGTTCTCCAAATGCCATTGTCACGATATTCTCACATCAG GAGATGAAAGCATTGGAGAATGCCACAAAAGCACAACAAATTATGCTCGAGTTGCAGATGCTGCTAGCAAAACAGAAATATAAATGTGATAATAATAGTGCTCCTATAGATCAGAGTAAATCACCAATGGAGCGGAATGAGGCAAATATGGACGATCAACTGGCGACACATTTCGAGAACTGTTGGCAAGATCTGTTTTGGCAGATTGATGAAGGGGGCCAAAAGATTAATGAAATATTTTCAACGTTGCGTCAGATTGAATACTTACTGAAAGGGGAGCTTCCAGCATCAAAGAGGGATAGAATTCAAGCACGTTTTTCTAGCTTGCGTGCAGAGGCCTTcaatgttataatattaataacgaaAAGCAAGGCTGCATTAGTGCCTGCCTTCGTGAACTTGCTATAG
- the LOC139860329 gene encoding F-box/LRR-repeat protein At3g26922-like, whose protein sequence is MNAEVDRLSSLPDDLVNKILSFSDTKDAIRTSVLSSRWKNTWKSIPHLDFSLDHLNHLPKFYESVNHVMSSRNSEIELESIKLCFRDEASQEFVKKIMNYAFSHNVSKMTISYRYRDIEFPISLFISQSLKDLTLIGLSYHYTKITSTWDLPALTTLCLDGVKFKFGDNYNELCGLFSKCPNLKNLTLTKCEICHGCGPFITISHPQLSTLNVINGYQSYAINVVAPHLKFLTVVNCQGGLISAPELSSLTYEMQGHFTFSTDGLFSLEKVDFYICYPDKEDAPKIIDMLQQFRNVKYLTLGLEIVEVLISSLMFLHHPCN, encoded by the exons ATGAATGCGGAAGTCGATAGACTAAGCAGTTTGCCAGATGATCTCGTTAACAAAATTCTCTCTTTTAGCGATACCAAAGATGCTATCAGAACTAGTGTTTTGTCATCTAGATGGAAGAATACTTGGAAGTCAATCCCGCATCTTGATTTCTCACTTGACCATCTTAATCATTTACCCAAATTCTATGAGTCTGTTAATCATGTTATGTCTTCCCGCAATAGTGAAATAGAATTGGAGTCCATTAAACTTTGTTTTAGGGACGAAGCTAGTCAAGAGTTTGTCAAAAAGATTATGAACTATGCGTTTTCGCACAATGTTTCAAAGATGACTATTAGTTATCGGTACAGGGATATTGAATTCCCTATTTCTCTTTTTATTTCTCAGTCTCTCAAAGATCTCACTTTGATTGGATTAAGTTATCATTACACTAAGATCACGTCAACTTGGGACCTACCAGCTTTAACAACGTTGTGTCTCGATGGTGTCAAGTTCAAATTCGGTGATAATTATAATGAGTTATGTGGTCTTTTTTCTAAGTGCCCAAACTTAAAAAATCTCACCTTAACTAAGTGTGAGATATGTCATGGATGCGGTCCTTTCATTACCATCTCCCATCCTCAACTTTCTACTCTCAATGTAATAAATGGATATCAGTCTTATGCTATTAATGTGGTTGCACCTCACCTTAAGTTTCTCACCGTTGTAAATTGTCAAGGGGGTTTGATTTCTGCACCTGAATTATCCTCATTGACGTATGAAATGCAAGGTCATTTTACGTTTTCCACAGATGGGTTGTTTTCTTTGGAGAAAGTAGACTTTTATATTTGTTATCCAGATAAAGAAGATGCTCCTAAAATCATAGACATGCTTCAACAGTTCCGCAACGTCAAATATCTTACACTTGGATTGGAAATTGTAGAGGTATTAATTAGTTCTTTAAT GTTCTTGCATCATCCGTGCAACTAG
- the LOC139860330 gene encoding putative F-box/FBD/LRR-repeat protein At4g13965, translating to MTTEGDRLSNLSDDIINKILSYIDTKDAIKTSILSSRWKNIWKSIPHLGFFNYSSDSLPKFCEYVTGVLSSRNNEIDLSSIKLEIHEVSQECVTKILNYAFSHNVEKMTIIYRHTNDVDLPFSIFISQSLRDLSLRGCNYYIKIKSSWDLLALTTLCLSSVTFSNRNPNEFDKFGGLLCKCPNLKNLTLSDCDIHCLNGATISHSQLSNLTLFGGRWNSVVNVVAPLLKHLTVVDCQWDLTISAPELSSLVFKSPYYRKFSADGLFSLEKVNFYIDNPNWDVSKIIDVLQQFGNAKYLTLGLEIIEALALNVQLLSHLPSPFSKLTSLEIYPYNVYLEEEGQKKINMPTEVKNYMLDGSPSATVTICSREEMKELWNANRAQRILTELHMLLKEEKIKCETNKTHIDQTKSQTERHKEIMNEQGETYIDEGKFVKEEFSQIQNYWNDLFEQMKQGGDKINDIFSSFDLVEDIMKKLPASKKDKIQERFSSVRAEACIVMKLITRSKIEIGYAFMNLL from the exons ATGACCACAGAAGGCGATAGACTAAGCAACTTGTCAGATGATATCATTAACAAAATTCTCTCTTATATCGACACCAAAGATGCTATCAAAACTAGTATTTTGTCATCTAGATGGAAGAATATATGGAAGTCAATCCCACATCTCGGTTTCTTTAATTACAGTTCAGATTCATTACCCAAATTCTGTGAGTATGTTACTGGTGTTCTGTCTTCCCGCAATAATGAAATAGATCTGTCGTCTATTAAACTTGAAATTCATGAAGTTAGCCAAGAGTGTGTTACAAAGATTTTGAACTATGCTTTTTCGCACAATGTCGAAAAGATGACTATTATATATAGGCACACAAATGATGTCGACCttcctttttctatttttatttctcAATCTCTTAGAGATCTCAGTTTGAGAGGGTGTAATTATTACATTAAGATCAAATCATCCTGGGACTTACTAGCTTTAACAACGTTGTGTCTTTCTTCTGTCACGTTCAGTAATAGAAATCCTAATGAGTTTGATAAGTTTGGTGGTCTTTTATGTAAGTGTCCAAACTTAAAGAATCTTACCTTAAGTGACTGCGACATACATTGTTTGAATGGTGCAACCATTTCCCATTCTCAACTTTCTAATCTCACGCTTTTTGGTGGGCGTTGGAATTCTGTCGTTAATGTGGTAGCACCTCTCCTTAAGCATCTCACTGTTGTAGATTGCCAATGGGATCTTACGATTTCTGCACCCGAATTATCCTCATTGGTGTTTAAAAGTCCATATTATAGGAAGTTTTCTGCAGATGGTTTGTTTTCTTTGGAGAAAGTGAATTTCTATATTGACAATCCAAATTGGGATGTTTCTAAAATTATTGACGTGCTTCAACAGTTCGGCAATGCCAAATATCTTACGCTTGGATTGGAAATTATAGAG GCTCTTGCATTAAATGTACAGCTACTTTCACATCTACCTTCTCCATTTTCTAAGTTAACGAGTCTCGAAATTTATCCATATAACGTATACTTGGAGGAGGAAGGACAAAAGAAAATAAACATGCCTACGGAAGTCAAAAACTATATGTTAGATGGTTCTCCAAGTGCCACTGTCACGATATGCTCACGTGAG GAGATGAAAGAATTGTGGAATGCAAATAGAGCACAACGAATTTTGACCGAGTTGCATATGCTTCTAAAGGAGGAGAAGATTAAATGTGAGACCAATAAAACTCATATTGATCAAACTAAATCACAAACGGAGCGCCACAAGGAGATTATGAATGAACAAGGGGAGACATATATTGATGAAGGGAAATTTGTCAAAGAGGAATTTTCACAGATCCAGAACTATTGGAATGATCTGTTTGAGCAGATGAAACAAGGGGGTGATAAGATTAATGACATTTTTTCATCATTTGATCTGGTTGAGGATATAATGAAAAAGCTTCCAGCATCAAAGAAGGATAAGATTCAAGAACGTTTTTCTAGCGTACGTGCAGAGGCCTGCATTGTTATGAAATTGATAACGAGAAGCAAGATTGAAATAGGGTATGCCTTCATGAACTTGCTATAG